The following coding sequences are from one Pseudonocardia sp. HH130630-07 window:
- a CDS encoding thioesterase family protein encodes MHTDRVRPEWIDYNGHLSEPYYVLVFGDATTALMERAGMDGPYRTASGCSLYTVEAHVRYLQEIGPDADLEVRTRVLGRDAKRLRLWHELYTGGRRAATEELMCLHVGPDGTVPFPDDVAALLDGLAARTGDRDEPEHAGRSIASLRSGGTAVHRPPT; translated from the coding sequence GTGCACACGGACCGCGTACGACCCGAGTGGATCGACTACAACGGTCATCTGTCCGAGCCGTACTACGTGCTGGTGTTCGGGGACGCGACGACGGCGCTGATGGAACGCGCCGGCATGGACGGGCCCTACCGCACCGCGAGCGGCTGCTCGCTGTACACGGTGGAGGCGCACGTGCGGTACCTGCAGGAGATCGGCCCGGACGCCGATCTCGAGGTGCGCACCCGGGTGCTCGGCCGGGACGCCAAGCGGCTCCGGCTCTGGCACGAGCTGTACACCGGCGGCCGTCGGGCGGCCACCGAGGAACTGATGTGCCTGCACGTCGGGCCGGACGGCACGGTGCCGTTCCCGGACGACGTCGCCGCCCTCCTCGACGGGCTCGCCGCCCGTACCGGGGACCGTGACGAGCCGGAACACGCGGGGCGGTCGATCGCGTCGCTCCGCTCCGGCGGGACGGCGGTGCACCGGCCCCCGACCTGA
- a CDS encoding aldose 1-epimerase family protein translates to MDACGERFVIVSGDARAEVDEVGGGLAGFQQAGRLRLEPHPPTARPPKGSGALLAPWPNRVAGGRWRHRGTEQRLALTEPAPGNAIHGLLRHVPWTLVERGGDHVVLTAVAPVQPGWPQPVRLMVTYTVGSGGLTVETTAENVGSAPVPFGLGFHPYLRVGDVPTDDLELTLAARTRLPLTDGVPAGPVQPLTRPYSATPMAEVRLDDAFGGCLPDERDEYVRHRVTAPDGGGTELWAEPAFGWVQVFTPAEFPRQGPDGAVTVSRAVAVEPMTCPPDALNSGTDLIELVPGEAQVLRWGACATG, encoded by the coding sequence ATGGACGCCTGCGGTGAGCGCTTCGTGATCGTCAGCGGTGACGCCCGTGCCGAGGTCGACGAGGTCGGCGGCGGCCTCGCCGGTTTCCAGCAGGCGGGGCGGCTGCGGCTGGAGCCGCACCCGCCGACGGCCCGGCCGCCGAAGGGATCGGGTGCGCTGCTCGCGCCGTGGCCGAACCGGGTGGCCGGCGGGCGCTGGCGGCACCGCGGCACCGAGCAGCGGCTCGCCCTGACCGAGCCGGCGCCCGGGAACGCCATCCACGGCCTGCTGCGCCACGTGCCGTGGACGCTCGTCGAGCGCGGTGGCGACCACGTCGTGCTCACGGCGGTCGCACCGGTCCAGCCGGGCTGGCCGCAGCCGGTCCGCCTGATGGTCACCTACACCGTCGGGTCCGGCGGGCTGACGGTCGAGACCACCGCCGAGAACGTCGGGTCCGCGCCGGTCCCGTTCGGCCTCGGGTTCCACCCGTACCTGCGGGTCGGGGACGTCCCGACCGACGACCTGGAGCTGACCCTGGCCGCGCGCACCAGGCTGCCGCTGACCGACGGCGTCCCGGCCGGCCCGGTGCAGCCGCTGACCCGGCCCTACTCCGCGACCCCGATGGCGGAGGTCCGGCTCGACGACGCGTTCGGGGGCTGCCTGCCCGACGAGCGCGACGAGTACGTCCGGCACCGGGTCACCGCGCCGGACGGCGGCGGCACCGAGCTGTGGGCCGAACCGGCCTTCGGCTGGGTGCAGGTGTTCACCCCGGCGGAGTTCCCGCGCCAGGGCCCCGACGGTGCGGTCACGGTGTCGCGGGCGGTCGCCGTCGAGCCGATGACCTGCCCGCCGGACGCGCTGAACTCGGGGACCGACCTGATCGAGCTGGTGCCCGGCGAGGCCCAGGTGCTGCGCTGGGGAGCCTGCGCCACCGGGTGA
- a CDS encoding malonic semialdehyde reductase, whose translation MTVTTPFPARLPVLDDTGRAALFTEARTANTFTGEPVTDEQLRSIWELAQWPPTAANTQPLRVTFVRSEQGRERLLPLLAEGNRAKTASAPVTALLAADLDFHEHSPVTFPVKPGMREGLAAQGRDGRADMARFNASLQIGYLLLAARAHGLATGPMAGFDADAVTAEFFPGGQHRVLLVVNLGHPGDDAWHPRLPRLAAEDVLSFA comes from the coding sequence ATGACCGTCACGACCCCGTTCCCCGCCCGGCTGCCCGTCCTCGACGACACCGGCCGGGCCGCGCTGTTCACCGAGGCGCGCACCGCGAACACGTTCACCGGCGAGCCGGTCACCGACGAGCAGCTCCGGAGCATCTGGGAGCTGGCCCAGTGGCCGCCGACCGCGGCGAACACCCAGCCGCTGCGGGTCACGTTCGTGCGCTCGGAGCAGGGCCGGGAGCGGCTGCTGCCGCTGCTCGCGGAGGGCAACCGGGCCAAGACGGCGTCCGCCCCGGTGACCGCGCTGCTCGCCGCGGACCTCGACTTCCACGAGCACTCGCCGGTCACGTTCCCGGTGAAGCCGGGCATGCGCGAGGGGCTGGCGGCCCAGGGCCGCGACGGCCGCGCCGACATGGCCCGGTTCAACGCGAGCCTGCAGATCGGCTACCTGCTGCTGGCCGCCCGGGCCCACGGGCTCGCGACCGGGCCGATGGCCGGGTTCGACGCCGACGCCGTCACCGCGGAGTTCTTCCCGGGCGGGCAGCACCGCGTCCTGCTCGTGGTGAACCTGGGCCACCCCGGCGACGACGCCTGGCACCCGCGGCTGCCGCGACTGGCCGCCGAGGACGTCCTGTCCTTCGCCTGA
- a CDS encoding ATP-binding cassette domain-containing protein, whose product MSETMGATGESGATGESGATGEGGYTIACSGLRIATLGGREVLHGVDYAVAPGEILALVGESGSGKTTAALAALGHFRTGLEHTGGTIAFHGHTETHEDLLAVDEATIRGVRGRLVSYVPQDPALSLNPLLRIGTQVAEVLAAHGYEGDVTARVREVLTDVGLPGDDTYLRRYPHQLSGGQQQRVGIAAAFANRPDVVVLDEPTTGLDVTTQDLVLDTVRDLVTRSRTAALYITHDLAVVAELADRVAVMQAGEVVETGSVRQVLTAPEHPYTRALISAVPDLDRAVERDPSPSGDGEPLLRVSGAGKRYGPKTVLDGVDVELWPGECLMLLGESGSGKTTLARGLSGLLELDAGTLTLKGDALSMPRSYAQLRSVQYVFQSPFASLNPRRTIASSLEVPLRHLTDLDAGARQARVIDMLGQVRLDETFAHRYPGGLSGGERQRAAIARALVTAPDVLVCDEVTSALDVSVQAAIIELLATVRRELGTAMLFVTHNIALAREVADRIAVLQGGRIVEQGTVDDVLANPQHEYTRELLEHTPKMATVR is encoded by the coding sequence ATGAGCGAGACGATGGGAGCCACCGGCGAGAGCGGAGCCACCGGCGAGAGCGGAGCCACCGGCGAGGGTGGGTACACCATCGCGTGCAGCGGCCTGCGGATCGCCACCCTCGGCGGCCGGGAGGTGCTGCACGGGGTCGACTACGCCGTCGCCCCCGGGGAGATCCTCGCCCTGGTCGGCGAGTCCGGCTCCGGGAAGACGACCGCGGCGCTGGCCGCGCTCGGCCACTTCCGGACCGGGCTGGAGCACACCGGCGGGACGATCGCCTTCCACGGGCACACCGAGACCCACGAGGACCTGCTCGCCGTCGACGAGGCCACGATCCGCGGCGTCCGCGGGCGCCTCGTGAGCTACGTGCCGCAGGACCCGGCGCTGTCGCTGAACCCGCTGCTGCGGATCGGTACCCAGGTCGCCGAGGTGCTGGCGGCCCACGGCTACGAGGGCGACGTCACCGCCCGGGTCCGCGAGGTCCTCACCGACGTCGGCCTCCCCGGGGACGACACCTACCTGCGGCGCTACCCGCACCAGCTCTCCGGCGGGCAGCAGCAGCGGGTCGGGATCGCCGCGGCGTTCGCGAACCGGCCGGACGTCGTCGTCCTCGACGAGCCGACGACCGGCCTGGACGTCACCACCCAGGACCTGGTCCTGGACACCGTCCGCGACCTGGTCACGCGGTCGCGCACGGCGGCGCTCTACATCACCCACGACCTCGCCGTCGTCGCCGAGCTGGCGGACCGGGTCGCGGTGATGCAGGCCGGCGAGGTCGTCGAGACCGGGTCGGTGCGCCAGGTGCTGACCGCGCCCGAGCACCCGTACACCCGGGCGCTGATCTCGGCCGTGCCGGATCTGGACCGGGCCGTCGAGCGGGACCCGTCGCCGTCCGGGGACGGGGAGCCGTTGCTGCGGGTCTCCGGCGCCGGCAAGCGCTACGGCCCGAAGACCGTGCTGGACGGCGTCGACGTCGAGCTGTGGCCGGGCGAGTGCCTGATGCTGCTCGGTGAGTCCGGGTCCGGGAAGACCACCCTGGCCCGCGGCCTGTCCGGCCTGCTGGAGCTCGACGCGGGCACGCTGACGCTCAAGGGTGACGCCCTGTCGATGCCGCGCAGCTACGCCCAGCTGCGCAGCGTGCAGTACGTCTTCCAGAGCCCGTTCGCCTCGCTCAACCCGCGGCGGACGATCGCCAGCTCGCTGGAGGTCCCGCTGCGGCACCTCACCGATCTCGACGCCGGTGCCCGGCAGGCCCGGGTGATCGACATGCTGGGCCAGGTCCGGCTGGACGAGACGTTCGCCCACCGCTACCCGGGCGGCCTGTCCGGCGGCGAGCGCCAGCGCGCCGCGATCGCGCGGGCGCTGGTCACGGCGCCGGACGTGCTGGTCTGCGACGAGGTGACCTCGGCACTGGACGTGTCGGTGCAGGCGGCGATCATCGAGCTGCTGGCGACGGTGCGCCGCGAGCTGGGCACCGCGATGCTGTTCGTGACCCACAACATCGCGCTGGCCCGGGAGGTCGCCGACCGGATCGCGGTGCTGCAGGGCGGCCGGATCGTCGAGCAGGGCACGGTCGACGACGTGCTGGCGAACCCGCAGCACGAGTACACCCGCGAGCTGCTGGAGCACACCCCGAAGATGGCGACCGTCCGGTGA
- a CDS encoding ABC transporter permease, whose amino-acid sequence MSAPTESAPGAGAAAPAGLIRRTFRRRQARIGAVLTLVVVVVALLGPVLGPLLTGYGVDDFAGRPFRAEGVTGTDDLGRDVLTRFLAGGGPVLLYALAATAIGIVGGVVLGMLAGYSAGDRTSRLDSLIMRGGDVLLSFPQLVLALLAVAVLGSSGWLLVLVIGITHIPRVARVARQATLAVAGQDYVLAARMYGVPRRRILATEVLPNITGPVMVELGLRLTYSIGYVASLSFLGLGVQPPAADWGLQINENRIALIVAPWGVLLPVLAIAILTVGTNMITDALAKESADTTGEAAA is encoded by the coding sequence ATGAGTGCCCCCACGGAGTCCGCACCCGGAGCCGGAGCCGCGGCACCCGCCGGGCTGATCCGGCGGACGTTCCGCCGCCGCCAGGCCCGGATCGGGGCGGTGCTCACCCTCGTCGTCGTGGTGGTGGCGCTGCTCGGCCCGGTGCTCGGGCCACTGCTCACCGGCTACGGCGTCGACGACTTCGCCGGGCGGCCGTTCCGGGCCGAGGGCGTCACCGGTACCGACGACCTCGGCCGTGACGTGCTCACCCGGTTCCTCGCCGGCGGCGGGCCGGTGCTGCTCTACGCGCTCGCCGCGACGGCGATCGGCATCGTCGGCGGGGTCGTCCTCGGCATGCTCGCCGGGTACTCCGCCGGGGACCGCACCAGCCGGCTCGACTCGCTGATCATGCGGGGCGGCGACGTGCTGCTGTCGTTCCCGCAGCTGGTGCTCGCCCTGCTCGCGGTCGCCGTGCTCGGCTCCTCGGGCTGGCTGCTGGTGCTCGTCATCGGCATCACGCACATCCCCCGGGTGGCCCGGGTCGCCCGGCAGGCGACGCTCGCCGTCGCCGGGCAGGACTACGTGCTCGCCGCCCGGATGTACGGCGTGCCCCGGCGGCGGATCCTCGCCACCGAGGTGCTGCCGAACATCACCGGCCCGGTGATGGTGGAGCTGGGCCTGCGCCTGACCTACTCGATCGGCTACGTGGCGTCGCTGTCGTTCCTCGGGCTCGGCGTGCAGCCGCCCGCGGCGGACTGGGGCCTGCAGATCAACGAGAACCGGATCGCGCTGATCGTCGCCCCCTGGGGCGTGCTGCTCCCGGTGCTGGCGATCGCGATCCTCACCGTGGGGACCAACATGATCACCGACGCGCTGGCCAAGGAGTCCGCGGACACCACCGGGGAGGCGGCGGCATGA
- a CDS encoding serine hydrolase domain-containing protein: MSTASAVRGTVARGFAPVADAFAAVLAGATGGMAFSVVRGGEPVVELHGGLADPLTGRPWEAGTVAVLFSGTKGLAATACAALADRLDPDAPVTRYWPEFGAAGKDRATVGDVLAHTVGLPYVDPEPDVTAGLDDRAQAAVLARQPPLWEPGTRVAYHALTWGHLVAELLRRATGDDPRSVVEDVVARVPGARVHLATAPPEPARIVREPGYRISTFLHDEQRRRTVERMYRVLLDDAETVNTPRWYRSGALAGGGVAGAPAVARLYAALTGPQRSPVPRAALERACRTHAEGIDAVNDRPLRFGLGYELADPIGTYGPEPVAFGHSGAGGGRHGAWPGHGIGFSFLSNEMRAEDTDDRASVLLAALHACL; this comes from the coding sequence GTGAGCACGGCGTCGGCGGTGCGGGGCACCGTGGCGCGCGGGTTCGCCCCGGTCGCCGACGCGTTCGCCGCGGTGCTCGCGGGCGCCACGGGCGGGATGGCGTTCTCGGTGGTCCGGGGCGGTGAGCCGGTCGTGGAGCTGCACGGCGGGCTCGCCGACCCGCTCACCGGACGCCCGTGGGAGGCCGGCACGGTCGCGGTCCTGTTCTCCGGGACCAAGGGGCTCGCCGCCACCGCGTGCGCCGCGCTCGCCGACCGGCTCGACCCGGACGCGCCGGTCACCCGGTACTGGCCGGAGTTCGGTGCGGCGGGCAAGGACCGGGCGACGGTCGGCGACGTCCTGGCGCACACCGTGGGCCTCCCCTACGTCGATCCGGAGCCCGACGTCACGGCCGGGCTCGACGACCGGGCCCAGGCCGCGGTGCTGGCCCGGCAGCCACCGCTCTGGGAGCCCGGGACCCGGGTCGCCTATCACGCCCTGACCTGGGGGCACCTGGTGGCGGAGCTGCTGCGCCGGGCCACCGGGGACGACCCGCGCTCGGTCGTGGAGGACGTCGTCGCCCGGGTGCCGGGAGCCCGGGTGCACCTGGCGACGGCACCACCGGAGCCGGCCCGGATCGTCCGGGAGCCCGGCTACCGGATCTCGACGTTCCTGCACGACGAGCAGCGCCGGCGCACCGTCGAGCGGATGTACCGGGTGCTGCTCGACGACGCCGAGACCGTCAACACCCCGCGCTGGTACCGCTCCGGTGCGCTCGCCGGCGGCGGGGTCGCCGGAGCCCCGGCGGTCGCCCGGCTCTACGCCGCGCTCACCGGCCCGCAGCGGTCACCGGTCCCCCGGGCCGCGCTGGAGCGGGCGTGCCGCACCCACGCCGAGGGGATCGACGCGGTCAACGACCGGCCGCTGCGTTTCGGTCTCGGCTACGAGCTGGCCGACCCGATCGGCACCTACGGCCCGGAGCCGGTCGCGTTCGGCCACAGCGGTGCCGGCGGTGGCCGGCACGGCGCCTGGCCGGGGCACGGGATCGGGTTCTCGTTCCTCAGCAACGAGATGCGCGCCGAGGACACCGACGACCGGGCGTCGGTGCTGCTCGCCGCGCTGCACGCGTGTCTGTGA
- a CDS encoding ABC transporter substrate-binding protein, whose protein sequence is MISPTAAAFSRRRLLGGAAGLAAVTALAGCGGPAASRDAGPPRRGGVLRVGVTGGGASDTVDPHSPATNPDIARTLSLYEPLLHWDDAYTLQPAVAEAVRAEPGARAWTATIRSGITFHDGRPVTPDDVVATFRRITDPDDPKSGASQFGILDDVVVAGDREVRFVLSEPSPVFDQYLAEYSCGIVPADFDVERPVGTGAFRFESFTPGQQSVFVRHDGYWRPDQPFVDRLELINFAEDDARINALLSGQVDAIDQVPLSLTEVVGSYESVRLLTSETGAWLPITMRVDVAPFDDVRVRQALRLIAGRDEMLNQVLSGLGARAADLYARFDPEYLDPTREQDIERARDLLSAAGKPNLSLELVTSPIQAGTVEAAQVYATQARAAGVEVGLRRVDTSTFFSDQYLQWEFAQSFWNTRNYIPQASQSSMPDAPFNETHWEDPEYQAVIRRARSEVDGTARAQLVRQAQKIEFDRGGYLIWGWPDRVDAHQAYVGGLVPNRTGLSLSGYEFRKAWVSA, encoded by the coding sequence ATGATCAGCCCGACAGCGGCGGCGTTCTCACGCCGCCGCCTGCTCGGTGGCGCAGCCGGCCTCGCCGCGGTGACGGCGCTCGCCGGCTGCGGCGGACCGGCCGCGTCCCGCGACGCCGGACCGCCGCGCCGTGGCGGGGTGCTGCGCGTGGGGGTGACCGGTGGCGGTGCGTCCGACACCGTCGACCCGCACAGCCCGGCCACCAACCCGGACATCGCCCGCACCCTGAGCCTCTACGAACCGCTGCTGCACTGGGACGACGCCTACACCCTGCAGCCCGCCGTCGCCGAGGCGGTGCGCGCCGAGCCGGGCGCCCGCGCCTGGACCGCGACGATCCGGTCCGGCATCACGTTCCACGACGGCCGCCCGGTCACCCCGGACGACGTCGTCGCGACGTTCCGGCGGATCACCGACCCGGACGACCCGAAGTCCGGTGCCTCGCAGTTCGGCATCCTCGACGACGTCGTCGTCGCCGGGGACCGCGAGGTCCGGTTCGTGCTGAGCGAGCCGTCCCCGGTGTTCGACCAGTACCTCGCCGAGTACTCCTGCGGGATCGTCCCGGCCGACTTCGACGTCGAGCGCCCGGTCGGCACCGGGGCGTTCCGGTTCGAGTCCTTCACCCCGGGCCAGCAGAGCGTGTTCGTCCGCCACGACGGCTACTGGCGCCCGGACCAGCCGTTCGTCGACCGGCTGGAGCTGATCAACTTCGCCGAGGACGACGCCCGGATCAACGCCCTGCTCTCCGGCCAGGTCGACGCGATCGACCAGGTACCGCTCTCGCTCACCGAGGTCGTCGGGTCCTACGAGTCGGTACGGCTGCTCACCTCCGAGACCGGGGCGTGGCTGCCGATCACGATGCGGGTCGACGTCGCCCCGTTCGACGACGTGCGGGTCCGCCAGGCGCTGCGCCTGATCGCCGGCCGCGACGAGATGCTGAACCAGGTGCTGTCCGGCCTGGGCGCGCGGGCCGCGGACCTCTACGCCCGGTTCGACCCCGAGTACCTCGACCCGACCCGCGAGCAGGACATCGAGCGGGCCCGTGACCTGCTCTCCGCGGCCGGGAAGCCGAACCTGTCGCTGGAGCTGGTGACCTCCCCGATCCAGGCCGGCACCGTCGAGGCGGCCCAGGTCTACGCCACCCAGGCCCGTGCGGCCGGGGTGGAGGTCGGCCTGCGCCGGGTGGACACCTCCACCTTCTTCTCCGACCAGTACCTGCAGTGGGAGTTCGCGCAGAGCTTCTGGAACACCCGCAACTACATCCCGCAGGCGTCGCAGTCCTCGATGCCCGACGCCCCGTTCAACGAGACGCACTGGGAGGACCCGGAGTACCAGGCGGTCATCCGCCGGGCCCGCTCCGAGGTCGACGGGACCGCCCGGGCGCAGCTGGTGCGCCAGGCCCAGAAGATCGAGTTCGACCGCGGCGGCTACCTCATCTGGGGCTGGCCGGACCGCGTCGACGCACACCAGGCCTACGTCGGCGGGCTCGTCCCGAACCGCACCGGGTTGTCGCTGTCCGGCTACGAGTTCCGGAAGGCGTGGGTGAGCGCGTGA
- a CDS encoding ABC transporter permease gives MTKMIVKRLAVSVVVLFVVSLLIFGATLLLPGDPARAILGQQATPERIAALTEQLGLDRPAWERYFSWLGGVLTGDLGFSAATQGPVGELLGGRIAASALLLVVTAVISTPIALALGAWAAVRRGTRTDSTLSGSSLVLAALPEFVIGVLLVVVFATSVFRILPSVTIARPGEPVWARPEQLVLPVVTLALVVVPYVIRMSRAMLSESLDAGFVEMARLKGLPERTVLLRHAVPHTIGPVAQVIALQLAWLAGGVVVVEFLFRYPGIGEALIDAVANRDVQVVQAITLIIAVFYVLVNLAADVAGIVADPRIRHASGGGA, from the coding sequence CTGACGAAGATGATCGTGAAACGGCTCGCCGTCTCGGTCGTGGTGCTGTTCGTCGTCTCGCTGCTGATCTTCGGCGCGACGCTGCTGCTGCCCGGTGACCCCGCGCGGGCCATCCTCGGCCAGCAGGCGACCCCGGAGCGGATCGCCGCGCTCACCGAGCAGCTCGGGCTCGACCGTCCGGCCTGGGAGCGCTACTTCTCCTGGCTCGGCGGGGTGCTCACCGGCGATCTCGGCTTCTCCGCCGCCACCCAGGGCCCGGTCGGTGAGCTGCTGGGCGGCCGGATCGCCGCGTCGGCGCTGCTGCTGGTCGTGACCGCGGTGATCTCCACCCCGATCGCGCTCGCCCTCGGCGCCTGGGCCGCGGTGCGCCGCGGGACCCGCACCGACTCGACGCTGTCCGGGTCGAGCCTGGTGCTCGCGGCCCTTCCGGAGTTCGTCATCGGTGTGCTGCTGGTCGTGGTGTTCGCGACCTCGGTGTTCCGGATCCTGCCGTCGGTGACGATCGCCCGGCCCGGCGAGCCGGTGTGGGCCCGGCCCGAGCAGCTGGTGCTGCCGGTGGTGACGCTCGCGCTGGTCGTCGTGCCCTACGTGATCCGGATGAGCCGGGCGATGCTCTCGGAGTCGCTCGACGCCGGGTTCGTGGAGATGGCCCGGCTCAAGGGGCTCCCCGAGCGGACGGTGCTGCTGCGCCACGCCGTCCCGCACACCATCGGACCGGTCGCGCAGGTCATCGCGCTGCAGCTGGCCTGGCTGGCCGGTGGTGTCGTGGTCGTCGAGTTCCTGTTCCGGTACCCGGGCATCGGCGAGGCGTTGATCGACGCCGTCGCGAACCGGGACGTGCAGGTGGTCCAGGCCATCACGCTGATCATCGCGGTGTTCTACGTACTGGTGAACCTCGCCGCGGACGTCGCCGGCATCGTCGCCGACCCGCGGATCCGTCACGCGTCGGGAGGTGGCGCATGA